The genomic stretch AGGCCATTTACAGCTTCGACGATGTGTTTGAAGAAATCCACATCCAGCAATGCCAGCGACAGTTCTGTGCCCTGCTGGGCCTGCAACACTTTCTGCTCACAGATCTGAAAGAACGCCCGACGGTTGCACAGACCGGTCAGGGGGTTTTCATGGGCCTGCCGTTCAAATTCCCGGCCCTGCTGTTCCAGCTTCTGGTAGAGCTGCAGGCGTTCCATCCCCAGCGAGGCCAGTTGCCGGTTGGCCTGCTCCAGTTCCCGTGTGAGGGTCTGGGCCAGCAGGGGCATGAAAGTCTTCTGCTGTTCTTGCAGTTCACAGTTTACAGCCACCCGCAAACCTCTTCCAGCACCGATGGGCCCGTGTCCATGGGCCAAAACGTCAATATGGCAGTACACTGTTATTCAAGGTTTCACATTCCCTGCTTTCACTCCCGGAGGGGTTCCTGGCATGTCCTCTTCTCAAAACGTTCCCGCACTCTCCAGCCAGGTGCTTCACCGCATGCTGCACGAGAGTTCCGATGCCATCTTGCTGATGACCTACCCGATGGGGGATCCCCATCCGACCATCACGTACATCAACCGCACCCTGCTTTTGCGCACCGGGTTTTTTCTGGATGAATTGCTGGGGGAAAGCCCTGAAGTGCTGCTGCACGCCTCGGTTCGGCAAGACCATTTCCTGCGCCTGATGCACCGCATGCAGCAAGGCAAAAACACCCGTGACACCGTGAAAGGCACCACCCGCGACGGTCAGGTGCTGTGGACCGAACTCACCATCTCGCTGCTGGAGGGAGACATGTGGCTGATGGTGGCCCGGGACGTCACCCAGCAGGTGCAGTACCAGCAGGAATCCCTGCAGCGTGCCCACCAGCTTGAACAGATGCTGCACCATGCCGGAAGTGTGCTGCAGATCATCTCCAGAACAGGAGACAGGGTCTACACCTCGCCTTCCTGCATGCACCTGTTCGGGTACACCGCAGAGGAAATGCAGGACCTGGATTACAGCAAACTGGTGCACCCCGAAGACCTTGCACTCGTTCTGGAAGCAAGGCTGCAGCTCTTTCAACAGGATGAGGGACCTTCTGAACCCATGGAGTACCGCATCATCACCCGCGCCAGAGAAGAACGCTGGGTGTCTTCGGTGGTGCGCCGGGTGGAACTGGGACCCGAAGACTGGGAGTTTCACCTCACCACCATGGACATCACCGACCGCAAATGGGCCGAACTCCGGCTGCACCAGCAGCTGGAACGTTACCGCGCCCTGCTGGACCTGACCTACCAGCTGGAAACCGTGACCGAGCCGGATGTTCTGTCGGTCAGCACCCTTGAATTTTTGCTGCCCCTCACCGAGTTTCAGTGCGGCTCGTTTGTGCGGGTGTCAGAAGAGGGGCTGTCTCTGATTCGCACCCTGGGAAAAGGCGAAGAGGAATTCCGCACCCTGGTGCAGCAGGTGATGGACAGCATGACCGCCCAGGAGGTGCCCGGAAACCTGCCTGCCCTGAGCCCTGTGTTTTTCAGCAACCGCAACGAACACCACCTGCAAACCCCTCTCGGAGAGCAGTTTCCATCTGTGGCCATCTTGCCCATCGTGGCAGGACAGACCCTGTGTGGAGTGATGTTCATGGGAAGCCGCGTTCCCCAGCCCATCAGCGATTCCACCCGCAGGCTGTGCACGGCCGTCACCGAACGGGTCAGCCTGGGATACCACCGCCTGCTGGACCTGGAACGCCTGAAAGAAGCCCGGGAGGAAACCCTGAGGGCCATGGGGCTGGTGCTGGAATACCGGGACTTTGAAACCAAAGGCCACACCGACCGGGTGGTGCAACTCTCAGAACGTCTGGGGCAAGCGGTCAAGCTGGACCAGCAGCAACTGGACGCCCTGCGTTTCGGGGCCTACCTGCACGATGTGGGCAAGGTGGCCATCCCGGATCAGGTGCTGCTGAAACCTGAACGCCTGAATTCCCAGGACTGGGGCTTCATCCAGCAGCATCCCGGTGTGGGCTATGACCTGCTGCACCACATCCCCACCCTGCCCACAGAGGCACTGGAAGTGGTTTTATACCACCAGGAACGCTGGAATGGCAGCGGTTACCCCAAAAGCCTCAAAGGGCAGGACATTCCCCTGCTGGCCCGCCTTTTCGCAGTGGTGGATGTGTACGACGCCCTGGTCAGCGAACGGCCCTACAAACCCGCCTGGAGCCATCAGGAGGCTGTCCATCAGCTCAGGGAAGAAGCAGGCACCCTGCTGGACCCAGATTTGGTGGAGGCTTTCTTGAAGATGTTGAACAGCGAGCAAAAGCATTGAGGCGTGCCACGCGTCTTGTGTCTGGAGCGCAAAACACCAGCATTCTGGTCTTGAATGGTTTCCGAGGGGCGCAGCGTGCTGCGCCCCTACAATTGTGGTAACAAATTTCTGCCTTCTGCGTCTTGCCCTCGGCATCCTTGCCTTCTGCCTCAATGCGGTGTGATGGCCGGAGCAGGCAACTTCACCACCACGGTGGTGCCCTTTCCCAGATCACTTTCCAGATGGATTTCCCCACCATGTTCCTGCACAATCCAGCGGGCAATGGGGAGGCCCAGTCCGGTCCCACCGGGATCCTTGCCCAGTGCGGAGTGGTCTGCCCGGAAATACCGTTCAAACACGCGGTGCAAATCTTTTTCGGCGATGCCAATTCCGGTGTCGGTCACATGCAGCAGCACCCACCGGTCATGGTCTTGCAGGTCCACGGTGACTTTGCCTCCGTCCGGGGTGTATTTGAGGGCGTTGCCCACCAGAATCACCAGCAGTTGCTTCAGGCGGTCTGGATCTCCCTCCACCACGCATTCTGGCACATCTCCCAGCTGCAGTTCACGCTGGCCCCTGATGGATTCAAAGTCCCTGAGGGTGTCTTGCACCAGCTGGTCCAGCCGCACCTCGTCCTGCACCATCAGCATGCCGCTGCCAGAACGGGCAAGGTGCAACAGATCCTGAACCAGACGTCCCAGGCGGGCAGCTTCCCGGTGACAGTCCTGGATGATCTCCCGTTTTTCTTCTTCCGGGATGTCTGCGTAACGCAGCAGCACCTCCAAATTGCCCTGAATGCCTGCAATGGGTGTTTTGATTTCATGCGAAGCGTCCGACACAAAACGCCTGTGGCCTTCCAGCAGGTGTTGCAGGCGTTTCTCACTGGCTTCCAGTTCCAGTTCGGTTTGTTTGCGACGGGTGATGTCCAGGCCCACCGTGAGGCTTTCCAGGGCCTGCCCCTGGTCATCCCAGGTGAACACCGTGGAGCGCCCGAACAACCAGCGCCAGTGTCCATCTTTGTGTTTCAGGCGGTATTCGTCTTCAATGCTCTCTCCAGGCTGCAGGTTTTTGATCCTTTCGGTCACCCCCATGATTCTGGGCAAATCTTCCGGGGGAACCAGGGTGAATTGCTGCTCAGGGGTCATGGCCTGAAATTCTTCTGGCGTGAACCCCAGCACCAGGGTGGTGTAGAGGTTGCGGAACACCACCTCTCCGGTCTGGATGTTGCGGATCTGGATGGTGGCTGGAACTTCATCGGTGAGTTGCTGCAGGAACCGTTGCTGGGTCAGCGCACGCTGTTCGGCTTTTTTCTGCTCGGTGATGTTCAGGGAGGCGTTTCCCACCCCCAGCCAGCGGCCATCTGCGGCCTTGACTGGAAAGTGAAAAGAGCGCCACCACTCGCCTGCAGCGGTCAGGTATTCTCTGGGGGCCAGGGCTTTCCCGGTCCGGTGCACCTCCTCGATCACCTGGCGGAAGATCTCGGTGTACTGGGGAGAGACCTCCTGAACGGTTTTGCCCAGGTAATGTTCACGGGTGGTGTGGGAGGCCCGTTCCTGGTGGCTGTTCATCATGATGATTTCACCCGAGAGGTCCATCACATTGATGGCCATGGGGAGGTGTTCCAGAATGGCTGCAAGGTGATCTGCAGAACTCTCCAGAGGTTTGACCCGGCCCAGCCAGCCTGTCACCTCTCCAGCATGCCTGAGGGGATGCACCTTCAATTCGTACCACAGGTGCTGTTGTGTGCGGCCCCTGGCCCTAAAAGCTGTCTTGAACGGTTGATCCCCCTGAAAATGCTGGGACAGAAA from Deinococcus roseus encodes the following:
- a CDS encoding GGDEF domain-containing protein; translated protein: MAVNCELQEQQKTFMPLLAQTLTRELEQANRQLASLGMERLQLYQKLEQQGREFERQAHENPLTGLCNRRAFFQICEQKVLQAQQGTELSLALLDVDFFKHIVEAVNGLH
- a CDS encoding HD domain-containing phosphohydrolase; protein product: MSSSQNVPALSSQVLHRMLHESSDAILLMTYPMGDPHPTITYINRTLLLRTGFFLDELLGESPEVLLHASVRQDHFLRLMHRMQQGKNTRDTVKGTTRDGQVLWTELTISLLEGDMWLMVARDVTQQVQYQQESLQRAHQLEQMLHHAGSVLQIISRTGDRVYTSPSCMHLFGYTAEEMQDLDYSKLVHPEDLALVLEARLQLFQQDEGPSEPMEYRIITRAREERWVSSVVRRVELGPEDWEFHLTTMDITDRKWAELRLHQQLERYRALLDLTYQLETVTEPDVLSVSTLEFLLPLTEFQCGSFVRVSEEGLSLIRTLGKGEEEFRTLVQQVMDSMTAQEVPGNLPALSPVFFSNRNEHHLQTPLGEQFPSVAILPIVAGQTLCGVMFMGSRVPQPISDSTRRLCTAVTERVSLGYHRLLDLERLKEAREETLRAMGLVLEYRDFETKGHTDRVVQLSERLGQAVKLDQQQLDALRFGAYLHDVGKVAIPDQVLLKPERLNSQDWGFIQQHPGVGYDLLHHIPTLPTEALEVVLYHQERWNGSGYPKSLKGQDIPLLARLFAVVDVYDALVSERPYKPAWSHQEAVHQLREEAGTLLDPDLVEAFLKMLNSEQKH
- a CDS encoding PAS domain-containing sensor histidine kinase produces the protein MTSGPLQRVDPMACQMLDALDEPAWLANREGTEFINNQLFLQMFPAHPGDPAELEDMLHPEDQDRIALFLSQHFQGDQPFKTAFRARGRTQQHLWYELKVHPLRHAGEVTGWLGRVKPLESSADHLAAILEHLPMAINVMDLSGEIIMMNSHQERASHTTREHYLGKTVQEVSPQYTEIFRQVIEEVHRTGKALAPREYLTAAGEWWRSFHFPVKAADGRWLGVGNASLNITEQKKAEQRALTQQRFLQQLTDEVPATIQIRNIQTGEVVFRNLYTTLVLGFTPEEFQAMTPEQQFTLVPPEDLPRIMGVTERIKNLQPGESIEDEYRLKHKDGHWRWLFGRSTVFTWDDQGQALESLTVGLDITRRKQTELELEASEKRLQHLLEGHRRFVSDASHEIKTPIAGIQGNLEVLLRYADIPEEEKREIIQDCHREAARLGRLVQDLLHLARSGSGMLMVQDEVRLDQLVQDTLRDFESIRGQRELQLGDVPECVVEGDPDRLKQLLVILVGNALKYTPDGGKVTVDLQDHDRWVLLHVTDTGIGIAEKDLHRVFERYFRADHSALGKDPGGTGLGLPIARWIVQEHGGEIHLESDLGKGTTVVVKLPAPAITPH